A portion of the Macaca mulatta isolate MMU2019108-1 chromosome 2, T2T-MMU8v2.0, whole genome shotgun sequence genome contains these proteins:
- the LOC695645 gene encoding translation machinery-associated protein 7, which yields MSGREGGKKKPLKQPEKQAKEMDEEDKAFKQKQKEEQKKLEELKAKAAGKGPLATGGIKKSGKK from the coding sequence ATGTCTGGCCGCGAAGGTGGTAAGAAGAAGCCACTGAAACAGCCTGAGAAGCAGGCCAAGGAGATGGATGAGGAAGATAAGGCTTTcaagcagaaacaaaaagaggAGCAGAAGAAACTTGAGGAGCTAAAAGCGAAGGCCGCGGGGAAGGGGCCCTTGGCCACAGGTGGAATTAAGAAATCTGGCAAAAAGTAA